The Lewinellaceae bacterium genome includes a region encoding these proteins:
- a CDS encoding HAMP domain-containing histidine kinase → MIKFKNISFPVYLMSGSLLLLLTFVFLWLNRVYIDEYEALQRETDFLFVNSIRDVEDALFRKSGNKPVVLNLRDTVGLSSIESTGKAITLIDSIIVSNSREEGTPEIPETVHRFRNKHMTFTMVKQLDTLHERSADSTLSITVKTMKGLGADPSEFNGTLSFYMELDADSIQSDSAKQLATLEMLNRQFWKSKENNKFKLPGNYSIILFTDSTGHSNRFQPLTSKQYKDIFSGESFAVELPDYRMFLFKKMIPEILFSLLLLGSIGLAFFMTYRSLRQQQKLTALKNDLISNITHELKTPITTVGVAIEALSNFEAKNDPERTKEYLDISKLELNRLSILVDKVLKMSLFERKEPSLTLEVVDLSDIVQSVLNSMKLQFEKMSATVNLQAKTPACLVRGDRVHLTNVVYNLIENALKYTQAAPEIDIELFIEAHEIILKVSDNGIGIPEPYLEKIFDKFFRVPSGELHNVKGHGLGLSYVGSVMKQHGGRIKVKNRKAGGVCFELVLPGIDSKG, encoded by the coding sequence ATGATAAAATTCAAAAACATATCCTTTCCCGTTTACCTCATGAGCGGGAGCTTGCTGTTGCTGCTGACCTTTGTGTTCCTGTGGCTCAACCGCGTATATATAGACGAATATGAAGCCTTACAGCGGGAGACGGACTTTCTTTTTGTCAATTCCATTCGTGATGTGGAGGACGCGTTGTTCCGAAAATCCGGCAATAAGCCCGTAGTGCTCAACCTTAGGGATACCGTGGGGCTCTCTTCCATTGAAAGTACAGGAAAAGCCATTACCCTGATCGATTCTATCATTGTATCCAATTCCAGGGAGGAGGGAACCCCGGAAATTCCAGAAACCGTGCACCGTTTCCGGAACAAACACATGACCTTCACCATGGTAAAACAATTGGACACCCTACATGAAAGGAGTGCCGATAGTACCCTTTCCATCACCGTAAAAACAATGAAAGGCCTTGGTGCAGATCCTAGTGAATTTAACGGAACACTTTCTTTTTATATGGAATTGGATGCCGACTCAATCCAATCCGATTCTGCCAAGCAACTCGCTACCCTGGAGATGCTGAACCGGCAATTTTGGAAATCGAAGGAAAACAATAAATTCAAACTGCCCGGAAATTACAGCATCATCCTGTTTACCGATTCTACAGGACATTCTAACCGGTTTCAACCCCTGACGTCCAAACAATACAAAGATATTTTTTCAGGCGAATCCTTTGCCGTGGAATTACCGGATTACCGGATGTTCCTCTTTAAAAAGATGATCCCTGAAATACTGTTTTCCCTACTCCTGCTGGGTAGCATTGGGCTGGCTTTTTTCATGACTTACCGCAGCCTCAGACAGCAGCAAAAGCTGACAGCCCTGAAAAACGATCTCATCAGCAATATTACCCATGAGTTGAAGACTCCCATCACCACCGTAGGGGTAGCCATTGAGGCGTTGAGTAATTTTGAGGCCAAAAACGATCCGGAGCGTACCAAAGAATACCTTGACATTTCAAAACTAGAATTGAACAGACTGTCCATCCTGGTTGATAAAGTCCTTAAAATGTCTTTGTTTGAACGAAAGGAGCCTTCTTTAACCCTTGAAGTTGTGGACCTTTCCGACATCGTACAAAGTGTACTCAACTCTATGAAACTCCAGTTTGAAAAAATGTCAGCCACTGTAAATTTACAGGCCAAAACACCGGCATGCCTGGTCAGGGGAGACCGGGTACATCTGACCAATGTCGTGTACAACCTGATCGAAAATGCTTTGAAATATACACAGGCCGCCCCGGAAATCGATATAGAACTTTTTATAGAAGCCCATGAGATCATCCTTAAGGTATCCGATAACGGTATAGGCATCCCCGAGCCTTATCTGGAAAAAATTTTCGACAAATTTTTCCGGGTTCCTTCGGGTGAATTACATAATGTAAAAGGGCATGGACTCGGACTTAGTTATGTGGGCAGTGTCATGAAACAGCACGGAGGGCGGATCAAGGTTAAAAACAGAAAAGCAGGTGGCGTTTGTTTTGAATTGGTGTTGCCTGGAATAGACAGTAAAGGGTAA
- a CDS encoding GLPGLI family protein — MQKLLFMIGLLLPFLSFAQNSEGEIHFTETVKFVFNLPEGHEDMAASLPSEQKSRKVLLFNASESLYQNEENKDDDGQDVVEGGDGEVRIKMIIARPMENKLYKNLESAQKIQKEDFFGKLFLISGDLDKYPWKLTGEQKKVLDFNCQQAVFSDDEKKVEAWFTPEIPVTTGPGEYGQLPGMILEVIIDDGQRKLVADEVVFKSLDKGVIAAPQKGKKVTADEFEVIREAKMKEMEEEMGGSGGGMRIRIKN, encoded by the coding sequence ATGCAAAAATTATTATTCATGATCGGGTTATTGCTTCCCTTTTTGTCTTTCGCCCAAAATAGCGAGGGTGAAATTCATTTTACAGAAACCGTAAAGTTTGTGTTCAATTTGCCGGAAGGACATGAAGATATGGCGGCTTCCTTGCCATCAGAGCAAAAATCCCGGAAGGTTTTGTTGTTTAACGCATCTGAATCACTTTATCAGAATGAAGAAAATAAGGATGACGACGGCCAGGATGTGGTAGAAGGCGGTGATGGAGAAGTGCGGATCAAAATGATCATTGCCCGTCCCATGGAAAATAAGCTTTACAAAAATCTTGAAAGTGCTCAAAAGATCCAAAAGGAAGACTTTTTCGGAAAGCTGTTCCTCATCTCCGGCGACCTGGATAAATATCCATGGAAACTTACCGGAGAGCAAAAAAAAGTACTCGATTTCAATTGCCAGCAGGCGGTTTTTAGTGACGATGAGAAAAAAGTGGAAGCCTGGTTTACCCCGGAAATCCCCGTCACAACAGGTCCTGGTGAATATGGCCAACTGCCCGGCATGATCCTGGAAGTAATCATTGACGATGGCCAGCGAAAACTGGTAGCCGATGAGGTTGTTTTTAAGTCTCTCGACAAAGGGGTGATCGCCGCTCCACAAAAAGGTAAAAAAGTAACAGCTGACGAATTTGAAGTCATCCGCGAGGCCAAGATGAAGGAGATGGAGGAAGAAATGGGCGGCAGCGGTGGCGGCATGAGAATAAGAATTAAAAACTAA
- a CDS encoding J domain-containing protein, producing the protein MNYKDYYKILGVSKDADKATIKKAYRKLAAKYHPDKNPGDKEAEERFKAVNEANQVLSDDQKRKKYEELGANWEAYQNTGYDPTQFQRSRSKGGQTFHFEGDPADFFGGGGSGFSDFFEMFFGGGGTRAQDKFGDATNGRRRASTMKGRDIEAEMEITFEQAYLGGMRSFELNGQKMRIKIKPGAYDGLQLKIKGKGQPGINGGANGDLYIRFRLLPHPTFERRADDLIIEKEVDLYTAVLGGKINLPTLNGSLSINIPQGSNSGKMLRLKGKGMPIYGASGHGDLIVKLMVVLPKNLSEEEVRLFEKLRQIRKA; encoded by the coding sequence ATGAATTATAAAGATTATTATAAAATATTAGGCGTGAGTAAGGATGCGGACAAGGCCACCATCAAAAAGGCCTATCGCAAACTCGCTGCGAAATACCATCCGGATAAGAATCCGGGCGATAAGGAGGCCGAAGAACGGTTCAAAGCAGTCAATGAAGCCAACCAGGTACTCAGCGATGATCAGAAGCGCAAGAAATACGAGGAACTGGGTGCCAACTGGGAAGCATACCAGAATACGGGTTACGATCCCACCCAGTTTCAGCGTTCGAGGAGCAAAGGTGGACAAACCTTTCATTTTGAAGGCGACCCAGCTGATTTCTTCGGCGGTGGCGGCAGTGGTTTTTCAGACTTTTTTGAGATGTTTTTTGGCGGCGGCGGCACCCGTGCACAGGATAAATTTGGTGACGCCACCAACGGAAGACGGCGTGCTTCTACGATGAAAGGGCGCGACATTGAAGCTGAAATGGAGATCACCTTCGAACAGGCTTACCTTGGCGGTATGAGGTCTTTTGAGTTGAATGGTCAGAAAATGAGGATAAAGATCAAGCCCGGGGCATACGACGGCCTCCAGCTCAAAATCAAAGGCAAGGGACAGCCCGGCATCAATGGCGGGGCAAACGGCGATTTATATATTCGGTTCAGGTTATTACCCCATCCGACGTTTGAAAGGAGAGCCGACGATCTGATTATCGAAAAGGAAGTTGACCTGTACACTGCAGTTCTGGGCGGCAAAATCAACCTTCCGACTTTGAACGGAAGTCTATCCATAAATATTCCTCAAGGCTCAAACAGCGGTAAAATGCTGCGCCTCAAAGGAAAGGGGATGCCAATATACGGCGCCTCCGGCCACGGCGACCTCATCGTGAAATTAATGGTCGTCCTACCGAAAAATTTAAGTGAAGAAGAAGTCCGGCTGTTTGAAAAACTCCGGCAAATCAGAAAAGCCTAG
- the recG gene encoding ATP-dependent DNA helicase RecG, with product MSSRDHILDTPIEYLKGIGPKKGEMLRKELNIHTFGDLLHQYPFRYVDKTQFHKISELNIDSGTVQLRGILRRLTVSGEGRRKRLQGRFRDETGVMDLIWFTGIHWLEKSLVVGKEYVVYGRISAFRNQFNMAHPEMEEVNEDNMEKAATFSPVYPSTEKLNSKGVESKARRRMMEALFEKLSPADLPENLPKQLVAAFKFPSHFQSMKHIHFPENQESLYAATRRLKFEELFFLQLRLLQLKMGRKQAVKGYVFEQVGDQFNGFYNEKLPFELTGAQKRVIREIRRDLGSGIQMNRLLQGDVGSGKTVVALMCMLLALDNGYQACMMAPTEILAQQHFISISEYLEGMDIEVAFLSGSIKGKKRQAILEKLANNEIQILVGTHALIEDPVQFKNLGLAITDEQHRFGVAQRAKLWKKSTPYPPHVLVMTATPIPRTLALTLYGDLDVSVIDELPPGRKEISTMHRTEHHRLRVIGIMKEQIKLGRQIYVVYPLIEESETLDLKNLEEGYEALSRDFPKPEYQISVVHGRMKAKDKDFEMQRFVKGETQIMVATTVIEVGVNVPNASVMVIENTERFGLSQLHQLRGRVGRGAEQSFCILMTGFKLSAEGKERIQTMVRTNDGFEIAEADLRLRGPGDIEGTRQSGILDLRIADIAKDGRILQTAREIASRILEEDPNIEKPENNPIKHYLAKNKKVLKGWIRIS from the coding sequence ATGTCTTCACGAGATCACATATTGGATACGCCGATCGAATACCTTAAGGGCATAGGCCCCAAAAAAGGTGAAATGTTGCGCAAGGAGCTCAACATTCACACCTTTGGCGATCTGCTCCATCAATATCCTTTTCGGTATGTGGATAAGACTCAATTCCACAAGATCAGCGAATTGAATATTGATAGCGGCACCGTGCAATTAAGGGGCATCCTTCGGCGACTCACCGTTTCCGGTGAAGGGCGGCGAAAAAGACTGCAAGGACGGTTCAGGGATGAAACGGGCGTGATGGATCTCATCTGGTTTACGGGTATCCACTGGCTTGAAAAATCGCTGGTGGTAGGAAAAGAATATGTCGTTTACGGCAGGATATCCGCTTTTCGCAACCAGTTCAACATGGCCCATCCGGAGATGGAGGAAGTCAATGAAGACAACATGGAAAAGGCTGCGACTTTTTCCCCGGTATATCCGAGCACTGAGAAATTAAACTCAAAAGGCGTAGAATCCAAGGCCCGGCGGCGCATGATGGAAGCCCTTTTTGAAAAGCTCTCCCCTGCCGATCTGCCAGAGAACCTGCCAAAACAGTTGGTCGCGGCATTCAAATTCCCTTCCCACTTCCAGTCTATGAAGCATATTCATTTTCCGGAAAATCAGGAAAGTTTGTATGCGGCCACCCGGCGATTGAAATTTGAAGAATTGTTCTTTTTACAACTGAGGCTGCTTCAATTAAAAATGGGCAGAAAACAGGCCGTCAAAGGCTATGTTTTTGAACAGGTAGGGGATCAATTCAACGGTTTTTATAATGAAAAACTGCCTTTTGAACTGACCGGAGCCCAAAAGCGGGTCATCAGGGAAATTCGCCGGGATCTCGGTTCGGGTATCCAGATGAACCGGCTGTTGCAGGGCGACGTAGGAAGCGGAAAGACGGTGGTAGCGCTCATGTGCATGCTCCTTGCCCTGGACAACGGGTACCAGGCCTGTATGATGGCTCCGACGGAAATCCTGGCACAGCAGCATTTTATTTCAATCAGTGAATACCTCGAAGGAATGGACATTGAGGTAGCGTTCCTTTCCGGAAGCATTAAAGGGAAAAAAAGGCAGGCCATTCTCGAAAAACTCGCCAACAATGAGATTCAGATTCTCGTGGGCACGCACGCCCTGATCGAAGATCCCGTCCAGTTCAAAAACCTCGGACTGGCTATTACCGATGAACAGCATCGTTTCGGAGTGGCCCAACGGGCTAAATTGTGGAAAAAGAGTACGCCCTACCCTCCCCATGTGCTGGTCATGACCGCAACGCCCATTCCCCGAACGCTGGCACTGACCCTTTATGGCGACCTCGATGTTTCTGTGATTGACGAATTGCCGCCGGGCAGGAAGGAGATCAGTACCATGCACAGAACAGAACATCATCGCCTGCGAGTCATCGGTATCATGAAGGAACAGATTAAGCTGGGTCGACAGATTTATGTAGTGTACCCTCTGATCGAAGAATCAGAAACACTGGATTTGAAAAACCTCGAAGAAGGATATGAAGCCCTATCCCGTGACTTCCCTAAACCTGAATATCAGATCAGCGTGGTTCACGGGCGCATGAAGGCGAAAGATAAAGATTTCGAAATGCAGCGGTTTGTTAAGGGCGAAACACAAATAATGGTAGCCACCACCGTTATAGAGGTAGGGGTAAACGTTCCCAATGCGTCCGTAATGGTCATCGAAAATACGGAACGTTTCGGTTTATCCCAATTGCACCAGCTTAGAGGACGGGTCGGACGAGGCGCTGAACAGTCTTTTTGTATCCTGATGACCGGCTTCAAACTAAGCGCTGAAGGCAAAGAACGCATTCAAACCATGGTTCGAACCAACGATGGGTTTGAAATAGCCGAAGCAGACCTCAGACTCCGCGGGCCCGGTGACATTGAGGGAACGCGTCAAAGTGGTATCCTGGATTTAAGGATTGCAGACATCGCCAAAGACGGGCGCATTCTGCAAACCGCACGGGAAATCGCCTCGCGAATCCTGGAAGAAGATCCCAATATTGAAAAACCGGAAAATAACCCAATCAAACACTACCTGGCCAAAAATAAAAAAGTGCTGAAAGGATGGATTAGGATTAGTTAA
- a CDS encoding Hsp20/alpha crystallin family protein, with translation MGALVKWNESNFPTFSSMFDDFFKTEFPVWSHNNFAAEGATLPAVNIKETDKEFGLELAAPGMSKEDFKVAVEDDVLTISAEKEFSKEDKKDNYNRREFSYSSFQRRFNLPESIEADKVTAKYKDGVLHVSLPKKPEAQPKPAKTIKIS, from the coding sequence ATGGGAGCTCTAGTTAAATGGAACGAAAGTAATTTTCCTACTTTCTCTTCAATGTTCGACGATTTTTTCAAAACTGAATTCCCTGTATGGTCCCACAACAATTTTGCGGCTGAAGGCGCAACGCTTCCTGCCGTAAATATTAAGGAAACGGATAAGGAATTTGGTTTGGAACTTGCTGCACCAGGTATGAGTAAAGAAGACTTCAAGGTTGCCGTAGAAGACGACGTACTCACTATTTCTGCGGAAAAGGAATTCTCCAAAGAAGATAAAAAAGACAATTACAACAGGAGAGAATTTTCCTATTCCTCTTTCCAGCGCAGGTTTAACCTTCCTGAAAGCATTGAGGCGGACAAGGTAACGGCGAAATACAAAGATGGAGTGCTGCATGTAAGTCTTCCAAAAAAGCCTGAAGCACAACCAAAACCGGCTAAGACCATCAAGATCTCATAA
- a CDS encoding response regulator transcription factor, with amino-acid sequence MKILYVEDEPFLGKIVKESLESRQFTVNMVTDGLHAVPAFQQFCPDICILDVMLPNKDGFSIGEEIRRLDPNIPIIFLTAKTQTEDLLKGFESGGNDYIRKPFSMEELIIRIQNLISLTGGKSPELQNGHTITFGSFIFHLGKHELMLGNTIQKLSHREAQLLKILHENRNQALDRKVILKALWGDDSFFNSRNLDVYITKLRGYLKADPGVQIITLKGVGYHFLVE; translated from the coding sequence ATAAAAATACTGTATGTAGAAGACGAGCCATTCCTTGGCAAGATTGTTAAGGAAAGCCTTGAGAGCCGACAGTTTACCGTCAACATGGTAACCGACGGGCTGCATGCGGTGCCGGCTTTTCAGCAATTTTGTCCGGACATTTGTATTCTCGATGTAATGCTTCCCAATAAGGACGGATTCTCCATTGGGGAGGAAATCCGGCGCCTTGATCCAAATATTCCTATCATCTTCCTTACAGCAAAAACGCAAACGGAAGACCTGCTCAAGGGCTTTGAATCTGGCGGAAATGACTACATCCGTAAACCTTTCAGCATGGAAGAACTGATCATTCGCATCCAAAACCTGATCAGCCTTACCGGCGGAAAAAGCCCTGAACTTCAAAACGGACACACCATCACTTTTGGTTCCTTCATTTTCCATCTCGGTAAACACGAACTGATGTTGGGCAATACGATTCAGAAACTCTCCCACCGCGAGGCACAACTCCTGAAGATCCTGCATGAAAACCGCAACCAGGCCCTCGACAGGAAAGTCATTCTCAAAGCATTATGGGGAGATGACTCCTTTTTCAATTCCAGGAACCTGGATGTGTACATCACCAAACTACGTGGTTACCTCAAAGCGGATCCTGGCGTGCAAATCATCACACTGAAGGGCGTAGGGTATCATTTTTTAGTAGAATAA
- a CDS encoding outer membrane beta-barrel protein — protein sequence MNHLTTLFFLLLSFAALGQKSTTALQGKVVDDQLHPLMGATVVLLQQADSVLAKFNITNEAGGFKLTKIPGGDYILQVSYLGFGNYSKPLTLDGQQSVNDIGSILMLPASAVLDEVVIKAEHVPMVVNGDTLEYNAAAFKVAPNDAVEDLLKKLPGIEVARDGSIKAQGEKVDKVMVDGKEFFGNDPTIATRNLPADAINKVQVFDKKSEMAEFSGIDDGMEQKTINLELKDDKKKGYFGNASAGYGTDDRYTGKFNLNRFGKKTQLSAIGMANNVNDQGFSFNDYINFMGGLGNFMSGGGGGFRITMDGDGAGLPLNLNGQDGITTTRAGGLNFNTDFTDNTELNASYFYNNSQNALHRTIDRETLFGDQSFATREESEKATTKANHRLNFTLKHEIDSMQNLTFRGNGSINNSRLDEVGTSNTFANNGLANGSFRDYFTNQDGFQYSSSLVYRRKFGKAGRIFSGNVSYQHDGGNQTGQVYSINDFYEGLTVPSFSDTLRQRQLYDSRKEGFGFRLSYTEPLGKGKYLEINASRQQYENEQEKQFYDLFSDEEVSLEALNNHYIVDYIYHRAGSVFKYNTKKMNFSGGVSLQQALLDGKIFSQEDPVKGEYLYLLPEMTLRYDFKTTRNLSLEYRTEVREPTIQELQPVVDNSNPLSIYEGNPDLRPEYTHSLNAFFMNYDQFSFTNFFINAMTTYTRDKITTAQSIDEYFVRYATPVNVEEDFGVQGTVSFTTPIRPIKTRISLSTDWSYNRSIVFVNDLRNNAKYRTAAFDISLDNRNKKVVDATIGANFKFNHTTYSVSEQFNQAFSSQTYYVDVALDLVEKWQVNSSFDYQVYSNEAFGKQLGIPLWTAEVSRFVMKKKGEIKFSVFDLLNKNEGINRVSRLNYTQEERIQSLGRYFMLSFAYSISGFGEDHAGIDVKMSRRR from the coding sequence ATGAATCACCTGACTACCCTTTTTTTTCTCCTTCTTTCCTTCGCGGCTTTGGGCCAAAAGAGTACCACTGCCTTGCAGGGAAAGGTTGTTGACGACCAACTGCATCCGCTTATGGGGGCAACCGTCGTTTTATTGCAACAAGCCGATTCCGTTCTTGCAAAATTCAACATTACGAATGAGGCGGGAGGATTCAAACTCACCAAAATTCCGGGGGGAGACTATATTTTACAGGTCTCCTACCTGGGTTTTGGCAATTACAGTAAGCCCTTAACCCTTGACGGACAGCAATCCGTCAACGACATAGGCAGCATTTTGATGTTGCCTGCCTCAGCGGTATTGGATGAGGTGGTCATCAAAGCAGAGCATGTGCCCATGGTGGTCAATGGCGACACCCTGGAGTACAATGCGGCAGCCTTCAAAGTAGCTCCCAACGATGCGGTGGAAGATCTGCTGAAAAAGCTTCCTGGTATTGAAGTGGCCCGGGACGGAAGCATCAAGGCACAAGGTGAAAAAGTCGACAAAGTCATGGTCGATGGGAAGGAGTTTTTTGGCAACGACCCTACCATTGCCACCAGAAACCTGCCGGCCGATGCCATCAATAAGGTCCAGGTTTTTGATAAAAAATCCGAGATGGCAGAATTTTCAGGCATTGACGACGGTATGGAACAAAAAACGATCAACCTGGAACTGAAAGACGATAAGAAAAAAGGATATTTTGGGAATGCCAGTGCCGGTTACGGGACGGATGACCGTTATACCGGCAAGTTCAATCTCAATCGTTTCGGTAAAAAAACGCAGCTTTCGGCCATAGGAATGGCCAATAACGTCAATGACCAGGGTTTTTCTTTCAATGATTATATCAATTTTATGGGCGGTCTGGGTAATTTCATGTCGGGCGGCGGTGGCGGATTCCGGATTACTATGGACGGTGACGGAGCGGGGTTGCCCCTCAACCTGAACGGCCAGGATGGGATCACCACCACCCGTGCCGGCGGGCTCAATTTTAATACGGATTTCACCGACAATACCGAATTGAATGCCAGTTATTTTTACAATAATTCCCAAAACGCCCTCCATCGCACCATAGATCGTGAAACTCTTTTTGGGGATCAAAGTTTTGCCACCCGCGAAGAAAGTGAAAAAGCAACCACGAAAGCCAACCATCGCCTCAACTTCACCCTTAAACACGAGATCGATTCGATGCAAAACCTGACTTTCCGGGGCAACGGTTCGATTAACAACTCAAGATTGGATGAAGTTGGAACCAGTAATACTTTTGCCAATAATGGACTGGCCAATGGAAGTTTCCGGGATTATTTTACGAACCAGGACGGTTTTCAGTACAGCAGCAGTCTTGTTTACCGGCGAAAATTCGGGAAAGCGGGGCGAATTTTCTCCGGAAATGTTTCTTACCAACATGATGGAGGTAATCAAACCGGCCAGGTTTATTCCATCAATGATTTTTATGAAGGATTGACGGTGCCTTCATTTTCAGACACCCTCCGTCAGCGCCAGCTTTATGATTCCCGTAAAGAAGGTTTCGGATTCAGGTTGTCCTACACCGAACCACTGGGGAAAGGGAAATACCTCGAAATCAACGCTTCCCGTCAGCAGTATGAAAATGAACAGGAAAAACAGTTTTACGACCTTTTTTCCGATGAGGAAGTTTCGCTTGAAGCCCTGAATAATCACTATATCGTCGATTATATTTATCACCGGGCGGGGTCCGTTTTTAAGTATAACACTAAAAAGATGAATTTTAGCGGTGGGGTCAGTTTGCAACAGGCTTTGCTGGACGGCAAAATTTTCTCACAGGAAGATCCCGTTAAAGGGGAATACCTCTATCTTTTGCCGGAAATGACCTTGCGGTATGACTTTAAAACCACCAGAAATCTTTCCCTGGAATACCGTACCGAAGTGAGAGAGCCGACCATCCAGGAGTTGCAACCCGTTGTAGACAACAGCAATCCATTGAGTATTTACGAAGGCAATCCGGACCTCAGGCCGGAATACACTCACTCGTTGAATGCTTTTTTCATGAATTACGACCAGTTCAGCTTCACTAATTTCTTTATCAATGCCATGACCACCTACACCAGAGATAAGATCACTACGGCACAAAGTATTGACGAATATTTCGTAAGGTATGCCACCCCGGTGAATGTGGAGGAGGATTTTGGGGTACAGGGTACGGTATCGTTCACTACGCCCATCCGACCGATAAAAACGCGGATCAGTCTAAGCACTGACTGGAGTTACAACCGGAGCATTGTATTTGTCAATGATTTACGCAATAATGCAAAGTACAGAACCGCCGCTTTTGACATAAGTCTGGACAACCGCAATAAAAAAGTGGTGGACGCCACCATAGGAGCAAATTTTAAATTCAATCACACCACCTATTCCGTAAGTGAGCAATTTAACCAGGCCTTTTCAAGTCAGACTTATTATGTGGATGTGGCGCTGGATCTGGTCGAAAAGTGGCAAGTCAACTCGTCCTTTGATTACCAGGTTTATTCGAACGAGGCGTTTGGCAAACAGCTGGGCATCCCGCTGTGGACGGCAGAAGTGTCGCGTTTTGTAATGAAGAAAAAAGGGGAAATCAAATTTTCTGTTTTTGATCTGCTCAATAAAAATGAGGGCATCAATCGGGTGAGCCGCCTGAATTACACCCAGGAAGAACGCATTCAATCGCTGGGCAGGTATTTTATGCTCAGTTTTGCCTATTCGATCTCTGGTTTTGGAGAGGATCATGCCGGCATCGATGTCAAAATGAGCCGCAGGAGATAG
- the pckA gene encoding phosphoenolpyruvate carboxykinase (ATP), which yields MTFNLHQYGIEVENIHRNTSVPGLYEIALRAEKGTAISDVGALLVFSGKKTGRSPKDKRVVVHPESEHNIDWGDVNIGIDQNIYAINRERAIDYLNTRERLFVVDAFAGWDEKYRIKVRIICTRAYHALFMQNMLIMPTLEELEDFGKPDYVIFNGGGFPANAHTPSMTSKTSIDVNLEEKEIVILGTEYAGEMKKGIFSVMNYLMPLQGVLPMHCSANVGEKGDVSVLFGLSGTGKTTLSADPKRKLIGDDEHCWTDEGTFNIEGGCYAKAIDLSFEKEPDIFNAIRFGTVLENVVYDKLTRTVDFHDISITENTRASYPIHFIDNIQLPCVAGEPKNVIFLTCDAFGVLPPVAKLTPEQASYHFISGYTAKVAGTEMGITEPEATFSACFGAAFMMWHPNKYAELLAKRLKNSNAQAWLVNTGWTGGAYGVGARFKLKYTRAIIDAIHSGDFDNVESMVDDNFGFEIPLECPGVPSKKLVPKKTWEEPLKYEQVKAKLIKLFQKNFKKFEADVNPAIVAAGPKL from the coding sequence ATGACTTTTAATCTTCATCAGTATGGAATTGAAGTTGAAAATATTCATCGCAATACCAGTGTCCCCGGTTTGTACGAAATTGCTCTTCGCGCGGAAAAAGGAACGGCAATTTCAGACGTAGGGGCTTTATTGGTTTTTTCAGGCAAAAAAACAGGCCGCAGTCCTAAGGATAAAAGAGTCGTTGTCCACCCGGAATCAGAACATAATATTGACTGGGGTGACGTCAACATCGGGATTGACCAAAATATCTATGCCATTAACAGGGAAAGAGCGATTGATTATCTCAACACAAGAGAAAGACTGTTTGTAGTAGATGCTTTTGCAGGTTGGGACGAAAAGTACAGGATCAAAGTACGGATCATTTGTACCCGGGCCTACCATGCCTTGTTTATGCAAAACATGCTTATTATGCCTACTTTAGAAGAATTGGAAGACTTTGGAAAACCTGATTATGTTATTTTTAATGGAGGGGGCTTCCCCGCAAATGCCCATACCCCAAGTATGACCTCCAAAACCAGTATTGACGTAAATCTCGAAGAGAAAGAAATCGTCATCCTGGGAACGGAATATGCAGGAGAGATGAAAAAAGGGATATTCTCCGTCATGAATTACCTGATGCCACTGCAGGGAGTATTGCCTATGCACTGTTCAGCGAACGTAGGCGAAAAAGGAGACGTCTCTGTTTTATTTGGTCTTTCAGGTACCGGAAAAACCACCCTCAGCGCCGACCCTAAACGCAAGCTCATCGGTGACGACGAACATTGCTGGACGGATGAAGGTACTTTCAACATTGAAGGCGGATGTTACGCAAAAGCCATCGACCTCTCTTTTGAAAAGGAACCCGATATCTTCAATGCCATCCGTTTTGGAACCGTACTCGAAAATGTAGTTTATGACAAGTTAACGAGAACCGTTGACTTTCACGATATTTCCATCACCGAAAATACAAGGGCTTCTTATCCGATTCACTTTATCGATAATATCCAGCTCCCATGTGTTGCCGGGGAACCTAAAAATGTTATTTTCCTTACTTGTGATGCTTTTGGGGTATTGCCTCCGGTGGCCAAATTAACGCCTGAGCAGGCAAGTTATCACTTCATCTCCGGATATACGGCCAAAGTAGCCGGTACCGAAATGGGAATAACAGAACCTGAAGCTACCTTTTCTGCCTGTTTTGGTGCTGCTTTCATGATGTGGCATCCTAATAAATATGCAGAATTATTAGCTAAACGACTTAAAAATTCAAATGCTCAGGCCTGGTTGGTCAATACCGGCTGGACCGGTGGAGCTTATGGCGTTGGGGCAAGATTCAAGCTGAAATATACCCGTGCCATCATAGACGCTATTCACAGTGGCGATTTCGACAATGTGGAAAGCATGGTGGATGACAATTTCGGATTTGAAATCCCATTGGAGTGCCCTGGTGTTCCTTCCAAGAAACTGGTACCCAAGAAAACATGGGAGGAGCCGCTTAAATACGAACAGGTTAAGGCTAAACTGATCAAACTGTTCCAGAAAAATTTTAAAAAATTTGAAGCAGATGTCAATCCGGCTATCGTGGCAGCAGGGCCAAAGTTATAA